From a single Entelurus aequoreus isolate RoL-2023_Sb linkage group LG12, RoL_Eaeq_v1.1, whole genome shotgun sequence genomic region:
- the LOC133662128 gene encoding threonine-rich protein-like, translating into MFNSGLLLLILAWMFGGSHGAVQPTRPRPPTNTTVPPNTTAAPPNTTTAPPNTTTVPPNTTAAPPNTTTVPPNTTAAPTNTTAAPPNTTTVPPNTTAAPPTTTAAPPTTTTVPTMKITSKHIYHHHQQHHHQKHHHHHHHHSDFPHNHFCPCTNGGASIQRHSQIQALVITASLAALLAL; encoded by the exons ATGTTTAACAGTGGGCTGCTGCTTTTGATCCTGGCATGGATGTTTGGGGGCAGCCATGGGGCAGTGCAACCTACCCGTCCCAGACCTCCCACCAACACCACTGTTCCTCCCAACACCACCGCTGCTCCTCCCAACACCACCACTGCTCCTCCCAACACCACCACTGTTCCTCCCAACACCACCGCTGCTCCTCCCAACACCACCACTGTTCCTCCCAACACCACCGCTGCCCCTACCAACACCACCGCTGCTCCTCCCAACACCACCACTGTTCCTCCCAACACCACCGCTGCTCCTCCCACCACCACCGCTGCTCCTCCCACCACCACCACTGTCCCTACCATGAAAATCACTTCCAAGCACATCTATCACCACCACCAGCAACACCACCACCAgaaacaccaccaccaccaccaccatcactcTGACTTCCCCCATAACCACTTCTGTCCCTGCACTAATGGCGGTGCCTCTATCCAAAGGCACTCACAGATACAAG CTTTGGTTATCACTGCAAGTTTAGCAGCTTTGCTTGCACTGTGA